The Undibacterium cyanobacteriorum genomic sequence CCTGACGACCCACATATTCGAACAACGCTTTTACGTCAACATTGAAATTCCCTTGTTGGAGTTGGAGTTAGATTTTAAATCGGCGAGGGAGCATGATGCTTAATCACCATCTCACAATGTTGGCTCCACATTTGTTTTCGTTTTTGTTCAACCATGATGTCTAGTATGTCCAATAGCACCACCAATCACCGCGCGATCATTGTTGACGATGAAGATCCGGGCCGCGTCACGCTGCGCTACGCCTTAAGCAAGCATGCACAATGGCAAGTGCTGGCTGAATTCGGAAATGCCGCGGCGGCGCGAGAGTATCTCGAAAAAAATGCTGTCGACGTCGTATTCCTCGATATTCAAATGCCCAAAGAAAACGGCATCAGCCTGGCGCGCAGCATTAGCACCATGCAAGATCCGCCGCTCATCGTTTTTGTCACTGCCTACAATGCCCACGCGGTCGATGCCTTCGAAGTGCATGCGCTTGACTACTTGCTCAAACCATTCAATCCGCGTCGCTTTGCTGAGGCACTGAAACGCGCTGAAGAAATGCTCGAACAAAAACGGGGTTATCGCGAAGCGCTCACCATGTTCGTCGAGAATGCGAGTGCCCTTGAGAAACACCCTACACCACCGAATAGCCCAGCCATCACGACTAACCCAACAAGTGAGACTCGAGATGCCCCACCAACAAACTATTTGGAACACGTGATCGTGCGCTCCGTTGGTGAGATGGAGTGCGTCAGACTGAGCGATGTACTGTGGGTATCGAGCGCGAGTAATTATGTCGAGCTCCACCTACCAAAGCGCATCGTGCTTCATCGCATCACGCTCACCGAAATCGAAAAGCGCCTCAATCCACAGGAATTTTTACGCGTGCATCGCACCGCCATTGTTCGCACCAATCAAATGCAGCAAGTACGCGTCGCCGGAGATGGCGTCTATCAACTTGCCTTGTTCAATGGCGATGAAGTGCCTGTCAGTGAGAGATACATCGCGCAGGTGCGGGCACATTTTGCTTAAAGTTCAAGCCTAGCCATTCTTAGCGAAGAAAATCAAAACCCCTCAACGCCGAGACGCAGAGGCGCTGAGGGGCGCAGAGAATTTCGCCGTCGCTCCCACAGAGGCTGGAGCCCAGTGTCTTTACAGCTAGTCCTAACGAAGACAAACGTCACTGGATCCCTGCCTTCGCAGGGATGACACTACATTTGTTTCGCGTAAAAAGACAAAACTGCAGGTAACCTCAAAAAAATCCCAAAACAGTGCTTGACCCTGACACAGTGTCAGGGTTTATAGTGCTCTTCAACTTGCTGATGTGGCGACTGATTTGCCTTATCAACATCAGCTTCGAATGTGCTTGAGGACTATCCATGCAACTCAAAATTGGCGATCTCGCAAAACGCACCGGCATCACCGTGCGCACCTTGCACCACTATGACAAACTCGGTTTGTTGACGCCTTCGGTGCGCTCCGATGCTGGTTATCGTTTGTACGACCGCAACGATATCGCGCGTCTCCATCGCATCCAAGCCTTGCGTCGTTTAGATCTGAGCTTGCAAGAAGTAGCAGAGATTGTCGATACACAGGGCGTCGATTTAAATGTGGTGATCGACGAGCAGATTCGCAATATCGAACACCACATCAAGCAACAAGAGGAACTCTTGACGCGTCTGCGCGAGCTGCAGAACAAAATGCACGACAACAGCGGACCCAGCCTCGACTATTGGCTGTCGACACTGGAAATGATGAGTGTGCAAGACAAATATTTGAACAAAGCCGACCTCGACTTTTTACGACAGCAACCCAAGATGCGCAGTGGTGAATTAGATCGCGTCTTGCAAAGCTACGCGGCGCAAATTCGCAGTCTGATACAAGCCAAAGTGCCACCTGAGGATCACGCCGCGCTTGAAATCGCAAAACAGTGGATGAAAACCGTCAACACCGCGATCCCCCATCCCGGTGTCTTGAAGAAAATCGTCAAACTGCATGAACAAGAGCCTGCGATCCAAGCCATGAGCGGCGTTGATCAAGAAGTCATGAACTATCTCAATCAAAGTGCGGTCGAGATACGCTACCAGTTCTACCGCAGCTTTCTGAGCGAGGAAGAATGCCAGTACATGCGCCCGGCATTCATTCGCAATGCCGATCGATGGTTAGCCTTGTTCGCCGATTTACAAGCACTGATTGACCAAGGCGTAGCGGCCAGCGATGAAAGAACCCAAGAGCGCTTAGTCGAATGGCGCGAGATGTTTTTTGAAGCGTGGGGACACAATCTCGAGGTCATCCAAAAGGTTCGCCTACACCATCAAAAAGAACCGCCAACTACCTTCGGTGGTGGACTGACGCAAGAGATCTTGAACTATGCGCTAACGGGCCTGTACTTCATGGAGACGCAGCGGCATCTGGAAGGTCAACCGACCAGCAAGAGCGCCAAGCGAAAGCGTTGAGATTGCATTCTGTGACATCGCGAGTCGACCAATAAAGCTCATTTCTCTCTAAGCCCCCTCCCTTCGAGCGAGAGGATTTATTCTCAAATCACTCTCGTTAGAGCATGAGAATTTGCCTCTAAATCCCCTCCCTTTCAAGGGGAGGGCTAGGGTGGGGATGGGTTTCGAAGCTAAGGGTCAGCGACCAACTACAGCACACCATCCCGACCTTTCTTTGGAAGGGGAAGGAATAAAAGGCAGCGCGCTAGACGTCATGGCAAAACTCGCCTTCGCTTTCAGCATGCACCTACTGACGTTTCAAAAGCAGTGTCATTCCTGCGAAGGCAGGAATCCAGTGTCGTACAAGTTAAAAACAGTCATAAATAAAAAACCAAGCCCATTTCTAAAATTCATTTTCCATGAGCTAACAATGCAAACCACAAACTCCCAATCCCCACCAAACGAAGCCCCGGCTTCAAACGCCCTCTTCCAAGACAAGAACTTTGTGTGGATGCTGATTGGCGGTATCACCTCCATGCTCGGCGATCAGTTCACCATGATCGCCCTTCCATGGCTTGTACTCCAATTGAGCAACGACGCCGCCCAATTAGGGCTCGCCCTCGCCTTACTCGGCGTACCACGCGCCGTGTTGATTCTGATCGGCGGTGCCGTGGTTGATCGTTACTCGCCAAAACGCGTGCTGATGTTGAGTAAGCACATCAACACAGCTTTGTTGTTAATTCTGATCTTCGCCATCCTGAGCGCTCACATTCAATTATGGATGCTGCATGCCATCGCTTTGGCACTTGGTATTTCGACCGCCTTTAGCATTCCCTCAGGCTCATCAATGCTGCCACGCGTGGTCAGCAAAGAACATCTACAAAAAGCCAATGGCATGATGCTGAGTCTGCGTCAGGTCACCTTCTTTTTAGGGCCGATTATGGCGGGTGGTCTGATCGCTTTGATCGATCACAACAAAACAAGCACATCGACCAACTCCACTTATTACGGCATCGCCGCTGCATTTGCCTTCGATTGTTTTAGCTACGCCTTTTCTGCTTGGACACTGTCACGCGTACAAGTGCGCACACTGGATGCCAACGCAAACCCACACAAAGAATCCAGCAAGAAAACCGGCTTACTCACTGACACCATCGATGGTCTGCGCTATTGCTGGAACGATGTCATGTTACGCACCTGCTTCTTGTATTGGTCTGCCATCGCTTTCTTCGTCATGGGGCCACTGCAAATCGCGATGCCTTTACTAGCCCAGCACATCAACAACAGCGCATCCACGCTGGGGCTTCTCGGCGGCACACATGGCGCAGGAACCTTAGTCGGCATGGTCTTCGCCAGCGTCTTCCCTCGCCTGCGCCTGGGAAATCTCGGTCGAACTTTGCTGTTGGTCGACGCCATCATTGCCCTCTTGTTCGCGCCCTTAGGATGGGTTGATTCCAGTTGGCCAGCGGCGAGCCTACTCTTCGTGATCGGCTTACTCGGAGGCTTCTTACACGTCGCTGTCTTCACGTGGATACAAAGCCGTGTAGCACCCAACATGTTAGGCCGTACCATGAGTGTGTTCATGTTCATCTTCATGGGCATCGGCCCCATCTCCGCAGCGATCACCGGCTACGTGATGCAACATTTCAGTCTCAGCCAATTATTCGGCGCCAGTTCAGTGCTGTTGCTAGTCATCGTCATCATCGCCATCATCGTGACGCCGTTGAAGCAAATGGAAGAGGCAAAGCCACAACAAGCGCCTGCGGGCTCTTAAGTCCCTCTGCCGCCCCCAGACTCGTCATTCCCGCGAAAGCGGGAATCCACCTTGAATCAATCCGCTGAACACTTGAACAGCAAACTCCCTTCTGCCAATCAAAACCCCTCAACGCCGAAATGCAAAGGCGCAGAGAAGCGCAGAGTCTTTAATTGTCGCTCCCGCGCAGGCGTGAGCCCAGTGTCTTTGCAACTTCAGCACCCGAATACAAACGCCACTAGATTCCAGCCTGCGCGGGAATGACGGACATAGCAGCTCTGCTGATTGCAACTTGCAACACGATACATCATCGTGGGCAGAGAGAATCCCCTCTCCCGCAGGCGGGAGAGGGTTAGGGTGAGGGCGATTCAGCAACAACAAACCCAACGTCAATCCCCCCCCACACACCCGTCATTCCCGCGAAAGCGGGAATCCATCTTAAATCAATCCGCTGAACACTTGAACAGCAAACTTCCTTCTTCCAATCAAAACCCCTCAACGCCGAGACGCAAAGGCACAGAGAAGCGCAGAAGCTTTAATTGTCGCTCCCGCGCAGGCGGGAGCCCAGTGTCTTTACATCTTCAACAATCAAAGACAAACGCCTCTAGATTCCCGCCTGCGCAGGAATGACAAGCAAAAACACCCCAGCCAACTACAAAATCGCCCCACCAACGCCCCACATTTCCCCGACAAATCCCCCCAAAAACCGACGTTTTCCTCAAAAGCCCTGTTCATAGTCGCTGGTGAATGCCATAAACCCTTTGCCCTGCGGTAAAATGCTTGCCAATCAAGTATTTAAAATCCTTTTACAAAGAATTCCGCAATGAGTAATAAACCTGACAATAAAAACGCAGAAGCTCCTGTCATTTCTAACTTCCTCCGCGCCATCATCGACAAAGACCTCGCCGACGGCAAATACACACGCGATGGCTTGCCGAATGTGATCACGCGTTTTCCGCCTGAACCGAATGGCTATTTGCACATCGGTCATGCCAAATCGATTTGCTTAAACTTTGGTTTAGCACGCGACTACCAAGGCCGTTGCCATTTGCGCTTCGACGACACCAATCCAGAAAAAGAAGATCAAGAATACGTCGACACCATCATGGACAGCGTCAAATGGTTAGGCTTTGATTGGAACTATGGCGAAAAGAATGGCGACGCTTACACTGGCGGCAGCCACCTCTACTACGCCAGCAATTATTTCGACACCTTCTACGCAATTGCCGAATACTTGATCGAAGCGGGCCACGCCTATGTCGATAGCCAAAGCGCGGAAGATATGGCGGCCAACCGTGGTGACTTCTCTAAACCAGGTGTGAACTCGCCTTTCCGTGATCGCGCGGCAAGCGAATCTCTAGATTTATTCCGCCGCATGAAGGCCGGTGAATTTGCCGATGGCGCTCACATCTTGCGCGCCAAGATCGATATGGCATCACCGAACATGAATATGCGCGACCCAGCGATCTATCGCATTCGTCACGCGCACCACCACAACACCGGCGACAAATGGTGCATCTACCCGATGTACGATTACGCGCATCCACTCGAAGACGCGATTGAAAACATCACGCACTCGATCTGTACTTTGGAATTCCAAGATCACCGTCCGTTCTACGACTGGATCATCGCCCGTGCCACCGAAGGTGGTTTCTTCAAACAACCGGTGCCGCAGCAATACGAATTCGCGCGTTTGAATTTGACCTATGTCGTCACCTCCAAACGTAAGTTGCGCCAACTCGTCGAACAAAACATCGTCAGCGGTTGGGACGACCCACGCATGCCAACCATCGTCGGTATCCGTCGTCGCGGCTACACACCCGAAGCGATTCAACTCTTCTGCGACCGCATCGGTGTTTCCAAATCTGACGGCTGGATCGACTACAGCACTTTAGAAGGTGCATTGCGTGACGACCTCGACCCGAAAGCACCACGTGCCACGGCCGTCTTGCGTCCACTCAAGTTGATCATCGACAACTTCCCAGAAGGTGAAGCCGTCGCCTGTACAGCGCCTATCCATCCACACCACCCAGAGCTCGGCAACCGTGAATTCACGATCAGCAAAGAACTGTGGATAGAACAAGAAGACTTCATGGAAGAACCAACAAAAGGCTACTTCCGCCTCTTCCCTGGCAACAAAGTGCGCTTGCGCTACGGCTATGTGGTTGAATGCACCGGCTGCGACAAAGATGAACACGGCAACGTCATCGCCGTCCATTGCAACTACTTCCCCGACAGTAAATCCGGCACAGAAGGCAGCGCCAACTACAAAGTCAAAGGCAACATCCACTGGGTGAGTGTTTCTGATTCCTTAGAAGTCGAAGTACGTTTGTACGACCGTTTGTTCACCGATGCGAATCCAGATGCAGGCGGCAAAGACTTTATGGCTTTGTTGAATCCATCGTCGCTAGAAACGATTCGTGTTTATGTGGAACCAGGCATGGTCAACGTCGAACCTGATACGCGCTTGCAGTTTGAACGCCATGGTTATTTTGTAGCGGATCGCGTGGATTCTGTGAAGGGTAAGCCTGTGTTTAATCGGGTGACTACTTTGAAGGATAGTTGGGGAAAGTGAGTGATCACGCTAAAAATTGAGGCGGGATGTTGAAATACTATGTCGAGAATAGCACCTAGTATCAAAAATGATGAGAGAATTCTTCGATCAATTTAACTTCAAATATTCGAGGAATTTTGTTTTCCTTGTTCTCTTGGCTTTTGTCGGAAACGAGTATATTCCTAGGGAGCTATCGAGAAATGTGATTCTCATCTGGGCTATTTTCAATTTCTCACTTGTGCTGCTAGCCTTATTTTTTCAACGAAGTCTATCGCGATTTCTAGTCGATTGTTTAGAGTTACAGAATCTAACGCCCGCAATAGTTATTTCACAGATAGTTCGAGAGAGTCGAGGGCTGGACCATCACACTGCAATTCTTTACACGAGCACGTTCATTCCAGATGAATTCGAATGCCTTTACAGAGATGCACGTCAACTTCTAAAGTTTTCACAAGAAAGACCATATTTATACGACATATTTGACACTGTGCATGTCAATGAATATTACAAATTTTCGTGGCTCGAGGTAGTCTCCGATGACAGGTCTAAATTCGTCGCAAATTTAATGCCCGGGGATTGCATCCTTTACCACGACAGCGACAGCCTTCTTGCAAAAATCATTAGATATTTCATGCGCTCATACTGGAATCACATGGCTCTTTATCTGGGCAAAAACGTAGTACTCAACGTCTCATACGATGGTATTAAGGTCAAAGACATTTTTGAACAAATAGAGAGCAAATCGATCAAACTTGGTGTATTAAGAAGAACTTTGCCATTTTCCGAAGCCGAGATAAATGAGCAAAAAGAAAGAATAAAGGACTCATACGCATATTTCAAAGTACTGCGACTTTGCTGGAGAATTTTTGTCGGAAAGACTAAGTTCGGACTTCTAACTCTCCGAACTTTTTTAATTAATTTTATTCTATTTGGAACAGTAGTATTTTTCTCTTTCGATTCACCAAATTTAACGCGAGTTCAATTGTTGTTCCTGCTCATTTGGGCACCATTTTTGTTCGCGTCGATAGATCACCGATTAGCATACAAAAAAAATTTCATAACTATTCTAGGAAGTCAAAATGGATAATCCAAAAACAAATCCTATTTCGCTTTTTTTCGATGCAATTTCGAACAACTACGCTGGACTAATAGCTGTCTTATTAATTTCTGCAACAACTTACCTTTTTGTAACCGAAAAGAACATTCCAAAGCTACTGGAAATTCTAGATGTCATGATCGTTTCATATCTTTTCGGAAAAAAATCACGTTGAACTAAACCGCGATGTAATGACCCAGCACTTTCCAGAAATCAGCAGAGCATAAAAAAGGAGATACATGGTTGCCAAGCTTGCATCGATTATCAATATGAAAGGTGGTGTCGGAAAAACCACTTTGTCATTTAATCTCGCCTACTACTTAGCTGAAGGTCTAAAGAAAAAAGTCCTTCTTATCGATTTGGACCCGCAAGCCAATGCCACTATAGTGTCAACTGACGAAATCAACTATCAAACACATTTAAAAAATAAAAAAACAATAGCAGATGTTTTCATTCACACTTTTAGAACATATGGCCCGATAACTCAATCAAATCCTCCTTCATTAAATATTGACGAATTTATCTATAAAGTTTTCTCTGACTCCTCGTCAGAAGGCTCATTTGATCTCATACCTTCAGAGTTAATTTTAAGTTCCGTATTAAAAGGGATGACACTTGGACCTTATGATCTCGACCAATTGATTACAGAAAAAGTCAAACACAAATATGACTTTATTTTGATCGATTGCTCTCCTACATATTCATCGCTTACAACGATTGCGTTAAATACGACAAAAGCAGTTCTAATCCCAATGATCTCTGACTCTTTCGGTGCATATGGTACAAAGTTGATGAAACAGGTTCTTGAAGAACATGAAAATGACTACGGTTTCGAGCCTAAAGTCATTGGTGTTATATTTACCATGTGGGATAAAAACCAGCAAAATCAAATTACACAATCAAACGAAATTATTAAAGGTTGGGATAGCGGTAAACTTTTTAGGTCCAGAATTTCTCAAAATAATTGGTATCGAGTTGCAAACGGGAAGCGTACAAGCTTTTTAACGACCCCAGCGAACAATGAAGCAAAAATAGAGTTCATAACCTTTGTGAACGAATTCTTAGCGAAAGTCTAATATGAACGAAGAATTAGACGAAATAACAAACGTTCTTAGAAACGAAGCAAATTCGCTTGATCCAGACGATCAAAAAGCGTTAACGAAAATATTAACTGGGCTAGTTAATTCGATTTTCCGCAAAGACATATCTTCAAATAGTAGGAAAGAGACTTTACGGCAAATTTCCAATTACACACTTTCTAAGTCAAGACGTATAACTCAGGAAGCTAAGAAGTTGAATGAGATATCAATCCTCGAATATCGAAACCGCTATTTTCACGGATTGATGCGAGACCCAAGAATGGCGAGGAAGTTTTATTCCCAATTTTGGAGCCTTCTTGAAAAAAATGCTCAGGATTGGAATCAATATGAACTTTCCAATCTATTATCCTATTGCCTCCGAACTGAGCCGATTCTAATAAATCTAGGGAAGACGGATCCACTAAAATTAGTTCGTATTTTCAAAAGCATATTTAATGCGCAAGATGAAGATCAAAAAATTCAAACATTTGATGAACTTATGATGAGATTTCTGACAGAACCAAAATTCAAA encodes the following:
- a CDS encoding LytR/AlgR family response regulator transcription factor — protein: MSNSTTNHRAIIVDDEDPGRVTLRYALSKHAQWQVLAEFGNAAAAREYLEKNAVDVVFLDIQMPKENGISLARSISTMQDPPLIVFVTAYNAHAVDAFEVHALDYLLKPFNPRRFAEALKRAEEMLEQKRGYREALTMFVENASALEKHPTPPNSPAITTNPTSETRDAPPTNYLEHVIVRSVGEMECVRLSDVLWVSSASNYVELHLPKRIVLHRITLTEIEKRLNPQEFLRVHRTAIVRTNQMQQVRVAGDGVYQLALFNGDEVPVSERYIAQVRAHFA
- a CDS encoding MFS transporter, which codes for MQTTNSQSPPNEAPASNALFQDKNFVWMLIGGITSMLGDQFTMIALPWLVLQLSNDAAQLGLALALLGVPRAVLILIGGAVVDRYSPKRVLMLSKHINTALLLILIFAILSAHIQLWMLHAIALALGISTAFSIPSGSSMLPRVVSKEHLQKANGMMLSLRQVTFFLGPIMAGGLIALIDHNKTSTSTNSTYYGIAAAFAFDCFSYAFSAWTLSRVQVRTLDANANPHKESSKKTGLLTDTIDGLRYCWNDVMLRTCFLYWSAIAFFVMGPLQIAMPLLAQHINNSASTLGLLGGTHGAGTLVGMVFASVFPRLRLGNLGRTLLLVDAIIALLFAPLGWVDSSWPAASLLFVIGLLGGFLHVAVFTWIQSRVAPNMLGRTMSVFMFIFMGIGPISAAITGYVMQHFSLSQLFGASSVLLLVIVIIAIIVTPLKQMEEAKPQQAPAGS
- a CDS encoding glutamine--tRNA ligase/YqeY domain fusion protein gives rise to the protein MSNKPDNKNAEAPVISNFLRAIIDKDLADGKYTRDGLPNVITRFPPEPNGYLHIGHAKSICLNFGLARDYQGRCHLRFDDTNPEKEDQEYVDTIMDSVKWLGFDWNYGEKNGDAYTGGSHLYYASNYFDTFYAIAEYLIEAGHAYVDSQSAEDMAANRGDFSKPGVNSPFRDRAASESLDLFRRMKAGEFADGAHILRAKIDMASPNMNMRDPAIYRIRHAHHHNTGDKWCIYPMYDYAHPLEDAIENITHSICTLEFQDHRPFYDWIIARATEGGFFKQPVPQQYEFARLNLTYVVTSKRKLRQLVEQNIVSGWDDPRMPTIVGIRRRGYTPEAIQLFCDRIGVSKSDGWIDYSTLEGALRDDLDPKAPRATAVLRPLKLIIDNFPEGEAVACTAPIHPHHPELGNREFTISKELWIEQEDFMEEPTKGYFRLFPGNKVRLRYGYVVECTGCDKDEHGNVIAVHCNYFPDSKSGTEGSANYKVKGNIHWVSVSDSLEVEVRLYDRLFTDANPDAGGKDFMALLNPSSLETIRVYVEPGMVNVEPDTRLQFERHGYFVADRVDSVKGKPVFNRVTTLKDSWGK
- a CDS encoding ParA family protein, translated to MVAKLASIINMKGGVGKTTLSFNLAYYLAEGLKKKVLLIDLDPQANATIVSTDEINYQTHLKNKKTIADVFIHTFRTYGPITQSNPPSLNIDEFIYKVFSDSSSEGSFDLIPSELILSSVLKGMTLGPYDLDQLITEKVKHKYDFILIDCSPTYSSLTTIALNTTKAVLIPMISDSFGAYGTKLMKQVLEEHENDYGFEPKVIGVIFTMWDKNQQNQITQSNEIIKGWDSGKLFRSRISQNNWYRVANGKRTSFLTTPANNEAKIEFITFVNEFLAKV
- a CDS encoding MerR family transcriptional regulator, whose product is MQLKIGDLAKRTGITVRTLHHYDKLGLLTPSVRSDAGYRLYDRNDIARLHRIQALRRLDLSLQEVAEIVDTQGVDLNVVIDEQIRNIEHHIKQQEELLTRLRELQNKMHDNSGPSLDYWLSTLEMMSVQDKYLNKADLDFLRQQPKMRSGELDRVLQSYAAQIRSLIQAKVPPEDHAALEIAKQWMKTVNTAIPHPGVLKKIVKLHEQEPAIQAMSGVDQEVMNYLNQSAVEIRYQFYRSFLSEEECQYMRPAFIRNADRWLALFADLQALIDQGVAASDERTQERLVEWREMFFEAWGHNLEVIQKVRLHHQKEPPTTFGGGLTQEILNYALTGLYFMETQRHLEGQPTSKSAKRKR